The Ananas comosus cultivar F153 linkage group 20, ASM154086v1, whole genome shotgun sequence region gctaatattgaaaataccttttctacgttccaactagggatgtcaatgggtatggatattcgaaattttatctgaacccgaacccgaatgaaacagATATATTCGATGgctatggatatggatttggatatggatataaaaaatagaaacccgacggatatggatttggatatggattttgattgtaccctatctgaatccgaacccgacctgaacccgaaccgaacctgaatttattttgtattatatataatatatatataaaaatttgatgttatatttgaatttatattttaaaaatttagatttaatataatattcgggttcaaattttcgggttcgggttcaggttcgggtttcagatttttggtagggttcgggtttggatatggatttttaaaatccgtcaggttcgggttcgggtttttaaaaatctgccccgaatccgacccgttggcATCTCtagttccaacctatttctaatatatccctagagttaaaatatgttaattaactctattatctctgtaaaattactattttgctttttcaaatatatcctttcatcatcactgactttcttatttgacctcaaagtcaggggcacaaaaactATTTTGACTTTTCATCTTTTTCAATATatccctctaccgtcaccaatatttcttatttgcccttaagttaagggtaaaattgacattttaatttttttaaactgtggtagatatttaactcacgtttagcccaagttaacttaacaggagataactgcgggggtattttgtaataacggtgaaacatatgagaggtattttagaaagaacaaaaaaaaagagataaattagatattttcaaaagtatgaggggtatataggcaattaccCTTTAAAAGGGCAGTAAAATGAATGGATAGCTCCTACACAATCCCAATATTGCAACTTGCTACCTATATAGTTTACTTAACATTTTAGTCCCCAAATTTTGATACACATCTACTTAAATTGCTAATAAGTTGTTGGGTAACCTTCAATTTGCCTCCTGTAATTTAGTACTTTGTTATTTTACCACATTATAGTTCAAATATTATACTTatcaattctataattttatttttattttattgaaaaaaaatctaacgtTAATTAGAACAGTCTAATAAACTTTTACAAAAATCAATCGGATGATAATATCCAAGAGATACATTAGTTATAtcattatttaaagataatacGGTAGCTGAATTAGGTATATTTTTACGAAACAATCTAATTAAACAAAAAGTTCAGTCGCTTActtgaaataatttgaaattccTAATCTTTTGGGCATATAGATTGTATCAATTCTAATTTTACCGCCATCAATGTCGTTTTCTGTTCTTAAAACTATTTCATTCTCGCACATATTGTTTATAGTCTCTTTTGAAGAGAACGCGTTACtagacttttttaaaaatttaaaatgtcaaTGCGAAGATTGATTAAGAATTATTGGATCATGACTGCGATCTATATGAGTAAGCAATACTTTATTGGAGCTAACGTGAcctattttattataattaataaaaatttaaattattaaaatctaaataaaataaaatataatggttaaaaatttggcaaaaaaaagaggaataaTCGCAGATGACTCCCTGCAAAGGTGAAGaataattgacaaaaaaaaaaaggataattgacaaacaaaaaagattaagaactaaagtgagaaattggTAACATGTAGGGGCCAAAGTGCAATttatccaaaattaaaaaaaaaaccgtcTCTTTCGCTCTTCTTTCGCGCGCCTTccccttctctcttcttcttcttcttcttcttcctcactcCCCCTCTCTTCTCTCGTCCTCCCTtgttaacaataataataataataataataataataataatacccgTTATTTTCCCCTCCCGTTTCGGTttcgcttcttcttcttcttcgccccCTTCCGAAACCCGTTACGTTTCGGTTGCGGTGTAACTCGCTCCGTTCCGAGAACGGAAACATACGGCGCAAAAGAGctcctagggttagggttagggtttgggtttgggttttatctTCGTCTCTGATGCCGGAGATCGCCGGAGATGATGGCGCTTGACGTCGTCGTCgtctgcggcggcggaggaggaggacgaggaggaggaggaggaggaggaggagggggatggGGTGCGGGAGCTCGCGGGCGGAGGAGTCGGCGGCGGTGGTGCTGTGCCGCGACCGCGCGCGGCTGATCCGCGCGGCGCGCGACCGCCGCTACGCCCTCGCCGCGGCCCACGCCGCCTACttccgctccctctccgccaTGGGCGACGCCCTCAGCCGCTTCGTCGCCGAGGAGCTCACCGAGGTCGCCTCCTCGTCGTCTGCCCCGACCCTCACCCTCCCCCCCTCCCAGGGCAAGGCCAAATCCAtgtccaaatccaaatccaagccctcctccgcctcctccaatggcggcggcggcctcaGCATCTCGTCATCGGTGACGCCGCTCTCGCACGCCCTCTCGATAACGGAGGGATCGCGATCGcacatctcctcctcctccttggtTTCGAGCCCTAGGAAAGCTCGGAAAGAGATGCCTTCGCCTTTGCATTCaccttccccttctcctcctcctcctcgtcgatcGCCGATTCCAAACCCTAAAGACCACGAAATGTCGTACAACGAGCTGAATCCGCCCTTTACTGGGTATCTCTATGGTTATAATTATCCCTATGATCTCCCTTTTGGATCGGAGAGAGAAAACCCAAATTACTACAACAAGCCTTCCTCTCCGCCACAGCCAGCGGCACCAGCGCCAGCATCGGCACCTCCATCTACTCCGCCACCGCCGGCTCTAGAGGTTTCAGCATGGGATTTCTTCGATCCGTTCACTTCGTATGATCAATTCGTTGCGGATTACGCACAGGGGAGGTACGGATTCAGTTCTTACAGTTCTAGCCCTAATTCGAGTGTGGTGAGGGAGAAAGAAGGGATTCCCGATTTAGAAACGGAGATGGaggtggagaaggagaagagagttGTCGATGCGAGGGTTTCGGTGGAATCCACACAAGAGAAGGATAGTAAAGTTGATATGGAGGAGAGAGATAGTAAGAGTAGTTTAACATCTATCGAAGATAGAAGCAGCGGAGAGGAAGAAGGATcgaatgagaagaagaaaggagtgACCTTCGGAGAGGATAAATCTTTGGACTTTGAGAGCGGGGAAAGTAACGAGAAGTCGATCTCCACCTTTTCGAGTAGTGGAGTAGTGTTATCGGTTCACGGGACGAGAGGTATCATGGAGGCTGTGAGGGAAATCACGGAGCAGTTTGAATTCGCTTCTGATTGTGGCGAGGAGGTTTCGAGGATGCTTGAGGTCGGGAAGGCGCAGTACCGAATGAGAAGTAGAATTCTTACATGTGGGTATTgcatttttgttttccttttcttgttttTCCTGTTTTATATTAGCTTTGAAGCATCTTGATTTAGTTGTTGCTGGTAAATGCTGATTATAAATAAGATGGAGGGGAATGAGGTTTTGTCTTTTCAGCTTGCTGTAGGATGAGCTCAGGAGAATTGCGGTGAAGGGCGAGGAGGTGCTGTTTTAGTAAAGATTTCTTCtatgatttattattttgttatgtgGAATATTTCTATAGAATTATGAACTCAATTTCCAAACTCATAGCATAATCTAGCCTTTTATCCATCTTGAGCAATTATTCCAAATTTTAGATAAGTAcaataatagatttttttattatttattttttttttttttgtgaatgttCAATTGATCTTTTATCAACGAAAGACTCGTGTTTGAAATCTAGTTTGACTTACTATAGAGTAGAATGGTCCTTGTATTTTCTTAATTGTTGGACACCTCTTCCTCATTATACATTCAACTTTTTCGCCAAGGGAGTGTTTGGTTCCTCTGAAAAGTGTGGAAAactattttccaaaaaaaaaaaatttcatgcaaACCACTCTTTCTCACAATTTTAGTTTCCCGAATAAAAAATTCGTAAAACGAAAACACTACTTTTCCATAAAAcctggaattttttttttttccaggcaAACTATTTTTCCTAGAAATCAAACGGACGAAAAATACTATTCTagcgaaaaaattattttctgcgATTTTTCCCggaaaaccaaacaccccctcaATGTTTTCTCACACATCCAAAATTAGTAGTTTtcgcattgtttttttttttctccccctttttgttaTCTCTGTCTGCAATTAGTGGTCAAATACTAAAGCGGTAAAGTATAATTTCTTTTGGAGAATCTACTATATCAAATAGAGTACTTTAGAATCAGTGAATTTTGTAAATCTTGGTGCAGTTATCTTTTCCAGGATTTTGGATCCCATGGCTCTGACCATATTGAGTTTTCCACGCCTTTCTTTCAAGCAATTCGGACCATCAAGTGCATCAAGTAGCACTACTAGCAATTATGAGCCAGAAAAGTACACTGGTATGAAGTCCGGCAACCTCTCATCAACGTTGGAGAAATTATATTTATGGGAGAAGAAACTGTGTAAGGAAGTTAAGGTATACagaaatattcttttttgattGTGTAGGTAACTAATCGAAGCAATTCTGTTACCTTGCATGTTTATTGGTAATTCCAATGAGTGAAGATGCTGTTTTTGAACTCTAAACTTTTGAGTTGATAAAAACAATATTTTGTAAAAGACTATGCTTTAGTTTGTCGCTTTACTGataatttaatatgttataGCTTTTAATGTAAAACACATTGTTCTTTAGTAACTACCGCTTACCGACTCACACCtttattttgtaatatataaaattttgaagctaTAAGCATGGATTGCAATAACTATTGAACATAATGACTCAGATATTGACCTTGATAATGCAAATTCACTTCAGCAGATTATAATTTGTAgtgaaaaggaaggaaaaactTTCCCCCTGTTTGACGTGGTCGGAGTTTTTGCGAAAGTGCTGTTTTAGTGAAACTGTTTGAAGATGCTCTAGCTGCTTTTTCAGTAGTTTTTCctcaacagatttttttttgttgtagtagaagtaaaaactttaaattagaGATTCTACATTAAAATTCAGAAAGTTTATTTCAATTTTCTGTGCTAGCAAAATGTTGGTTTCTAGAAGTTTTTGCTCTCTGGAATAGAGCCAATCCAAACAGGCACTTTGTGAAGAACATGCACTATTCGATTTGTAGTCATTGGTCAACCTATTTGTTAAGATTTGCTTAGATTGTTGTTCTAGGATGAAGAAAAGCTTCGGCTCATCTATGAGAAAAAGTACACGCAGCTAATGTCTTTGGACAAAGGAGGAGCAGAGTTTTATGAGATTGATTACACACGCGCAATGATGCAAAAGTTGTGCACAAAGATAGGTGTTATCGTTAAATCAATTGATGCCATTTCAGCTAGGATGCAGCAGATAAGAGATGAAGAACTGCAACCCCAACTTGCAGAACTAATCCAAGGGTATGAATTTTCTTAACACCTTGATTAAAAATTccatatttatctatctatttgttagCTTGTATATATTGATATCTCATATTAGTAACCTATTTCCTTTTATTCAAACAACGTTAAAGAGACCATTTCAATCAAGTCAAAGGTCTTAAAGTTGACTTTTAGTGTGAAATTCTTTGAAGTAAACGGAAACAGATTAGTAATTTTACAATAGATCGGATAATGGTCATATTGTTAGATGAGTTAGATTATTTTGTCGGTCATGACTAAGTGCAATTTAGGTGAACATTCAGCGACTAAAGTGTTTGAGTGTAAAGTATAGGGACTAAGTGTTGGGACTTAAGTCCTTCAAAGCTTGGAATTTGCGTGATGTTCCTTTAAATAATTCTTTGGTACCACATTTTCTTAATTGTCTTAGTCCGCATTCTTGAGTGCAGTTCGATAAGAATGTGGGTGTACGTTTTGGACTGCCATCAAAAACAGTTACAAGCGTTAATCGACAGCAAAAGCCATCACCTCAAGGCAAAAGCTGGAGGCGAAAGAAGTTCTGTTGCTAGGGCTACCATGGAACTGGAGCTTCAGCTCAGGAACTGGTGTCACTGTTTCATAAATTGGTTCGAGACCCAGAAATCTTACATCGAAGTCCTCAATAAATGGTTAATAAAATGGCTCCCCAAAGTGCAGGAAGAAGAAACACCAGATGGGGTCCCGCCGTTTTCCCCGAGCAAATTTGGGGCTCCTCCAGTGTTTATCATCTGCAACGATTGGTCGCAAGCAATAGAAAGGATCTCAGAGAACAACGTGGTTAACACAATGAACGTTTTTAGTTCATTTATGCATCAGCTTAGGGTTAGTCAAGAAGAGGAATACCGTCGAAAGCTAAAGGTAGACTATCTCTCCATGGTTTATGACAAAAGGCTAAAATCTTTCCAGAAGGAAACTCAGTTTAAGGAGAATTTGAATGTTGTTTCTGTTTCTGAAAATGGTACCGAATATCTTGATGATCATACGATGGTTTTAGACTCGGTGAGGAAAAGAAGGGATGAGGAGATAGAAAAACATGAGGAGGCAATACAAAGAGTTCATCATGCCGCTTCAAGCTCTTTGCGAAGTGGGTTAGTTCCTATATTTGAAGCATTGGAGAATTTCTTTATGGAGAACTTGAAGGCGTATGAGGGAATTAGAATCGCAAATGAAAGTGGAGATTCATAGTACACACCATGATGACAGCTTTGGCCGAATTGAATTAGGTTACTGATTCTGCAAAGACTCATTATGGGCGCCAAAGATATTTGAAATCATTGATTAGCTTTAGGGTTTATTTATCGATTGGTTTGGCGAGAGCTTTTGTAGAAGTGTTGTTCAAATAATAGAGTTGTTCGAAGAAGCCTCAATaactttttttgttaaaatctcTTGAACAACTTCACACCGCAGCAAGCAGTACAAACTTAAGTTGAAGCTTGTGCGCCATTCCCGACTCCAGACTTTTTACCGGCCAAACATTGACGCTAAATGAATTTGTCTCAGAAACTGACAAAAGGGGCTTGTAAATGCTTTTCCGGTGGAGGTTCtcactttttcttcttttattatcGGAGGAGCAGAGTgcctttagattttttttttattacttgaaAGTATCAAAGTGGTTGCATTTGCAGAATGTAATCTCACAGTGGCCTTTAATCAAGGCTGAGCCATTTAGATACATATTTTGCTCTTTTCGTTAGCAGATGCA contains the following coding sequences:
- the LOC109725879 gene encoding uncharacterized protein LOC109725879; protein product: MGCGSSRAEESAAVVLCRDRARLIRAARDRRYALAAAHAAYFRSLSAMGDALSRFVAEELTEVASSSSAPTLTLPPSQGKAKSMSKSKSKPSSASSNGGGGLSISSSVTPLSHALSITEGSRSHISSSSLVSSPRKARKEMPSPLHSPSPSPPPPRRSPIPNPKDHEMSYNELNPPFTGYLYGYNYPYDLPFGSERENPNYYNKPSSPPQPAAPAPASAPPSTPPPPALEVSAWDFFDPFTSYDQFVADYAQGRYGFSSYSSSPNSSVVREKEGIPDLETEMEVEKEKRVVDARVSVESTQEKDSKVDMEERDSKSSLTSIEDRSSGEEEGSNEKKKGVTFGEDKSLDFESGESNEKSISTFSSSGVVLSVHGTRGIMEAVREITEQFEFASDCGEEVSRMLEVGKAQYRMRSRILTFIFSRILDPMALTILSFPRLSFKQFGPSSASSSTTSNYEPEKYTGMKSGNLSSTLEKLYLWEKKLCKEVKDEEKLRLIYEKKYTQLMSLDKGGAEFYEIDYTRAMMQKLCTKIGVIVKSIDAISARMQQIRDEELQPQLAELIQGSIRMWVYVLDCHQKQLQALIDSKSHHLKAKAGGERSSVARATMELELQLRNWCHCFINWFETQKSYIEVLNKWLIKWLPKVQEEETPDGVPPFSPSKFGAPPVFIICNDWSQAIERISENNVVNTMNVFSSFMHQLRVSQEEEYRRKLKVDYLSMVYDKRLKSFQKETQFKENLNVVSVSENGTEYLDDHTMVLDSVRKRRDEEIEKHEEAIQRVHHAASSSLRSGLVPIFEALENFFMENLKAYEGIRIANESGDS